GGGTGCAAGCCAAAGCGAGGAAAATCTCCCAAGGGTGTCTGGGTGACAATTCAGGTTTTAATTGGATTCTGCTATGCGGATCTTTGTTAAACGGTGTGGCACATcttacaagaacagaaaagaagtaaATAACAGAAGCCATTCTCTAGATCTGCTCCATATTGACGATAACCCATCTCCCACCCACGCTACAACAAAGATGCTTCACTTCAGCAGTAAGCACGGGTGCTAATAATGTCACCCAGCCCCACGAAAAATAAAGGTTACCGTGAAGCTAAAAAACATATTCTTCAAACAGAAGGCATTTATTTCGTGATATCCTATTGCAACGACTCCAGCAGATGTTCTGCGGAGCCTCTAGTTAGGACGAGACCCCAACCACCCCCACCGCAGGGGACAGCAGGGATTTGGAGGACATTTCCTTGTCGCCTCCTGGTCCCACGGGCAGAAAGGGCGATTCTGCCTGGTGAATCCCCCTGAGGGATAGAAGAAATACTGAGTGAATTATCAGCCCTCCCGTGTTCCTgggtgctttttgggggggtgcaGTGCCATCCGGAGTTAAGTAGGTAAGCACCCCTGAGGATCCAAGCCGGAATGACTGCGCTTCCTTTACGCCAAATGACTCACTCCAGCTGAAggcctgggaggagaagggaagggcacAGAGGACCCTGACACCGCTCCTGCTGGCTGCTACTGCTCCCAGCCTGCCAAGCGCCCGGTCAATCGGAGAGGAGCAGCCGTGGTGCCAGCAAGGCCCACTGCTCCGGGAATACACTGGCCTGTTATGGgaaatctgggggggggggggggggaacccctcCGTGCCTCACACGGCACATGCCAACTTCTTTATGGCCTTGCAGGAGATGTGCGTGCACCGTTCCCAGCGCAGCTGGGAGCGCCCTGGCCCCAGATGGCTATCTGTCTGCTCATGCCGCCTCGTTTACCAGCCTGCCTCCTCTGCCCATAATGAACTTTCTATGTGGAATTTTGCTGCGGCCTCAGAAATGGGTATCTGCGCCGCAGTTTGGCTGGGGGCTTTTGTTTGCGTCGGGGGGGGCGTTGGAAAGGCCTTTGCCCAGTAGTGGGCAGCTGAGAACGTTAACATTCGATGTCAGTTACCAAGTAGAACATAATACGGCTCTTTCATGTGGTGTTTATAACTGAACATGCTGTTTTGTGTcggcctgttttttttttttttcttccaagaagtAGTTTTGGATTAAATTATGACAATTACATTCTTATATTCACCCCCCCGCCAACCCCCACCCTTCCCCTGcgtgcacacaaacacaaatgGGAATTATGTGCTCTGAGCGCGATTTGAACTATACAGCCTGGGATCTGTGCCTGGCATTGagttcacttttttcctccagaacaaAAAAGGCCACATCCACTCCACACTCTTTCATCGCCTTAGGATAAAGTAGGATGGTCAGCTTGCTGGTGTGTGTGATTTGTCCCTCAGGGAGCTCGTGGGGAAAACAGACTTTCAAGCACATGAGAAAGGAGGCCAGGGAGCCCTGGCCAGGGAGGCTGTGGCAAGCAGTGCAGGGGTCTAGGTTTGTGAAATCCGGTGTGAACCCCGCCCCGAGCTGCTTGCACACCCCTGCCCCGGCTGGCTCACGTACCTGGGCAGTGCCTCATCTGGCTGGTAATACAGGCACAAGGCAGGAAGCGATCCCATCTCCTGGGGCTGTGCCCTCCAGGGCTGCACCTCTATCAGAACCTAGGAAAACAGGAGGGTTAATTAGGACAGCAGACACAACAAGGCTGCTCTTGCAGCCTTTAGTGGACACGATAGGTGGGAGAAGGCCTTAGGAAACAGGGCACTCTGTATTTTGGTGCCATTTTTTAAACATTGGTTGGAGGAGAACACCAGTGTGGCGGCCCGTGTATATGATCTGGCTGTAGGAAGGACATTTTGCACAACGCTATCCATGTCTTGCCTGAGGTGGCTTTGTTTGGAGTCACTCATTAGTCAGGCAAAGCTTTCAGTGTTTGAACCTGAATGTCACTTTCTTCCCTGACAAAGGGCCAAGCTAAGAGGAGCCAAAGGCTTCACCACTGACTAGAAGGCAGTCCAGGGGTTACTCAGAGCCAAGAAGCACGAGAGCCTGGCTCCTCAGCCAAATGTAATGTGCCTCCTGTTGTTTTCCCCGTGGAGTCACAGTGCGGTGAGGAGGATGTGCTGGTGACAGATGGCTGACGCGACTTGCTAAGTGTACGGGTGACTGGGCTGTGACTCAGCAAGTGTTTGGTTACAAGAGATGGGGAGCATGTGCTTTTGCACTGGTAACAGTGGTCCTAGCTGGGTCTTCTGGAGGACTAAGCACAGGCTGTCATCTGAAGCCTGTGACTGCCATCCTCCATGGGAGGAAAGCAGGCACCCGTGGCCTATTAGAGCAGAAAGTCAAGCTCCTAATTACTGTTTACATTGGTAATGGATAATGTCTGAGTGTGTATAACTATATGACCTGCCAGAGGTGCTTAGATGTCCTACTGGCCTTCAGAAAGGAAACCATTCAACATCCTGGCCTAAAATAATGAGCATCTTGCTTGGAGGGAGTACTCAAGAAAACTTCTTTTGCAGTCAAGTCACTAGAGGGGGACAAAGACCTAGTCTGGGTATGCATCCATCTACCAGCTCCCCCACTGCAGCTGTGGGAGACACCTTGGAGAGGCAGAAGCAAAGATGGCCCTTGTCTTCCTGTGAGATTTGAAGGCGCCCAAGTGCTGGGACAGCTTTGCGcaggctgagcaggcagctggggatCAGCAACGCGTTGGGGAAACGAAGCCGCTCCTTTTCCCCCAGAAGCAGAATggcacatgcatgtgcatgtgtagTTTAGCAGCCTTTATGTTGGCTCTTCCAGCATTTCTCCCTACCTAGGGCCAGCCCGTCCATAGCTGGCTGGGGCTTTCAAAGGCTAAATTCCAGCCACTGCACAGCACAAGACAGCATCACCTGGGCAGAGGACCCAGACGATCATGTATGTTTACAGGCACatgccatttttctcctttctcctcttatGAATGGGGGACAGCTGAATTCTTAGGGCTGGATAGGTGTTACTGTTGTCTCTGTGAGTTAAAGACATCATGGAAGTATCGGAGGACTTGAACTCAAACAGAGTGTACCTGCGTGCATCCCACAGGCGCACAGAGAGCTGAAGTGGCCGTGGCAGGGAGCAAGGCAGTGTTTCCAACTAACGTATTGACCTGAAGTGCTTAAAAGCCACCACACACGCTCCCCTGGCGAAATGTCGGCCGGAATGACTCATACGAATGGATCGTGCTACGCAGCCCtcagcccagccaggctgtgcgTGGAACCAAGACACTCCCATTTTCTCCCCTCCAGCATACTTCCCTGACCAAATCCAGGACCGAGCCATTTGGCTCTGACTGGAGCTGGTcagaacatgtttttcttttcttctcttttccccttcttcaccCTTTGgaaaatgttgacatttcagCAAAGGGCtgaaaacccaaaccctgaatattttccattggaaaatgctgggggaaagggaggggaataATCCCCAAACTGCCAACAATAAAATCTCTTTTGCTTTTAAGGCTTTTGCGTTTATGAGAGGGGGGCACGTTTGGAGGACAGCGAACACTTTCTATGAAAATATCTGTTCTCTCAAAACCCATTTTTTCACTAGAAAAGTGTTCCAACTGGCATCCTTTTCACTGGTGATGGTTTGGACATTCTCTACATCTAATTTTGGAATCGACCTGAAGAAAACTTAATTCATTTTATTGGAATATACAGCACAAATGATGCTCCCACAGCACAACTGATATCTGGTTGGTATTCTCAGTATCATGAGAATATATCCTGATATTCTCTCTTTGTCAATAGTGCTGTTTACAAAAACATCTCAAGCAAGTTTGGAACCCGGTCTCTGGAGACGCCATGCTCCCAGAGCTCCAGCTGATTTGCCTCAGACCTCAGAGCACATTCCTGAAGGGAACCTACCTTTCACAAGATCACATCAAAGGCTGTAAAGGGAGCGATATGTACTGAAAGGCGTATTACCTGTAACTATCCCTTGAGTGAGTGATAGCACAGAAACACTTACAAAGCATTTTGTTCTGATGTCTTCAGCTGATTTAAATTTCTGTCTGCATTGTAATGTAGACCTGaaacatctgttttcatcttGTCTTTGCATATTATTCTGCTTTCCtgtaagttaaaaataaaaaagaaaagggacaaTGTTAGCATAACAGAACACACATATTTGTAGGAGATGAATTATGCCCTAAAACTTTTACTAAATGTGGCTAATAGCAGGTTagagtttaaaaaaggaaagatctTAAAATGGGCATATGCTGGTCATAAATAAATTCAGGCTGCAAACTAGCAGAAGCTTTCAAAACAACAACAGGGTGAAGTTCAGAATAACCTCCAAAGAGGAACAATGGGAATAAAAAACTTTACTGTTTGAAGACAGATCTTTATCAGTTGTGGGATATCATGACAGTAGAGGAGTAGATTCAATgacccagaggtcccttctaattTGTTGTGCccctttccccattttttcccaCACTGAAGCCTCCCAGTTACTCCTTACGTTCTCTCTGGTACAATTTAGCAATTGCACTGCTGCACTTCGTTCTGATTTAGTACAGGTCTCTATCCCTTGTCACCTCCAGGTTTTTCTGAACTAGCCACCTGTGTTTGAATTAAGACAGCGCCAAAGAAAGGGCATATTTGACTCCATCAGatccctattttttattttcttttcagtttaggAACATCTCCCTGTCATTGTTGAAGCTTATAAAGTAGTGGGTTTAAAAAGATAATTATGTAAAATCTCAATTTTAGACCTCACCTTTGTCAGTTGGGGACAACTAAATTGCATGTTGATAAAAAGAAGAGGCACTGAATGTCTCTGATACCTTAGTGGCAAGAAACACGGAGCTCCTAAGGACCTGCATTGGTGCTGTGGGTCCTTTGTCATAATTTTTCAAGGTAAGTAAGCAATTTGTCACTTACAGAACTCTACTCTTGAGTTAATAAAGTCAAAAGATCAAGAGCTTCAGTCCCTCGCCTTGGAAACACAACTGCATGCAAGAAGCCACAGCAGAACCCTGAGAAATAGCCATCTGGAGATGCAGAGCTGTAACCAGCCATTGGAAACCCATCATAGCTGAGATGTAGCTATCTGATCTGCCAAAGGCTGAGTTGTCCTTGCTCTCATCAGTACTAAAAGGGCAGGTGCAGAAACAAGGAGATCCCAAGTAAGAAGATA
The Mycteria americana isolate JAX WOST 10 ecotype Jacksonville Zoo and Gardens chromosome 3, USCA_MyAme_1.0, whole genome shotgun sequence genome window above contains:
- the LOC142407117 gene encoding uncharacterized protein LOC142407117 isoform X2, encoding MAAPCPGSVVRLLAHTAQARGLCPRLTGVMLLQVRIALHVSHHLKESQERKEGQQMKCLQGKQNNMQRQDENRCFRSTLQCRQKFKSAEDIRTKCFVLIEVQPWRAQPQEMGSLPALCLYYQPDEALPRCATPFNKDPHSRIQLKPELSPRHPWEIFLALACTQRTAMSSLRWKKTANARYSGGRRESPTRYLAEQ